The nucleotide window CAAGATACGCAACAAAATCATTCTGGCGTTGTTATGTGAAAACACAGCATTTAGTCTTAACGCGATGGCGGTTACTTATTTTCACTTCTATTTTTAGTTTGTGTGATGATGACATGAGTTTAGGATAAATAGAATAGTGATGATTCATATAGCCGACCCTTACTTACCAAATATGAAGTGATCCAGGCTCTGGTTAGGGAGGAACTCGTATACAAGAAGGCTTTCCGGTCCTGAGCAGCTGCATCCCAATAACCTTATCAAATTTTTGTGCTCAATGCTGCTGACTATGTTAACCTCGTTATAAAAATCTGCAACTCTGTGTTTGTTGTTGAAGAACAGCCTTTTGACGGCGAGCTCTCTCCCATCTGCCAAAACACCCTGCAACAAATCGCACCTCAGACTCGGTTTGATTGCTAACACTTCAAATATTGCATTGAATTGCACTACATTCAGCTATTACATACCTTATAAACCGTGCCAAATCCACCTTGCCCGAGCTTGTTGACCTCATCAAATGACCCTGTGGCTTTGTTAAGTGTCGAATACTTGAAGTTCAAGCACTTGTCATGAAGTATCTTCACTAATTTCTTGGCATCATTTGCACctaacaatttcaattttttttattctaagtttTAGAATAAAGATACAATATATGTACATTGATATCGTCGTAATGACTTGTATAACTAATTTTTAGCACAAAAGTATTtaccttttctcttcttctggATTAATTTATTCTTCCAGACACCAATACCAATGAAAGCACCTACTCCCAAAACGACAACGGAACTAACGACAATGATAGTAATTACAACTTTTCCTGCAATATGGTGATTTGCAAGTAAAATTTACGTGTTTAGTTGATAAATAACACGTAAACCAGGATGAAAAAAGAGCAAAAAGTACCCCTTGACGACGAGCCTCCATTGGTAGTAATAGCATTGAGAAAATTGGTATCGGAATACCTCATGAAACACCCAGTGAAAAGGGCTCTACCTTCTGACCATGGCAAGCATCCCAACATGGATGCAGACGCATATTGCAAACACACTGCGCAGGACTTTGCACTTAGCGTCTTCCAGCAATCAGCGAGAACATAAGCTGTCATAGTGGAAGACACTTGAGCACGCGCGTAACCATTATTACTCGGTGCATTTGCAACTGCTTGCTGAACAGCTCGCCTAGCATTCTGTTGGAACAATGAACCCTTTGTCGTCCTGTTTCCGCATACATGCCTGTCTTCTGGACCTAAATACTGGTCATAGAAATTGTAATTGTAATTGGATGCTCGGATAAAGCATCCATCAAGATAAATTCGGCCCTCGTTACTGGGGAAGCACCCGGGAATAACGGTTCGCGCTTCAGAGTAGCACAAGGCACAGTCGAGTAATGAAAGATCACCATAGCATTGGGCAAGTCCATAGCTAGTATCTGGTCCAGTGCCAGTAGCTGCTACTCCATATCCCCTACTTCTAATTTGTTCACTTACAATTTCCATTGTAGCAGCAAAATTTGGAGCGGCAACTATCGTTCCATTTCCACATATGAGCTGGATTATCTGGGATCTTGGTTCAGCCACTGATGTATCTGGTAGAAGTATGATCAACACAATAACAAAGTGACTACACAACATTGAAGGGGTTGCTCTTTCCATTTTTGCCAAATGAGCTGTACAACATAGAAACAATGTGAGAGGACTAATTGAAGTACTATTAGAGAAGAAACTAGTTAGGTTATGagtatatatagaaaaacaaaagaaaatagttCGGACATTGTTTTAAAACACAAGCGCACACTTGTGTGTCTGTGAGTTTGTTTAGTTGCTTTTCTATTTTTAGCCAATACGAGTATGTAAAGCGACCATGCCAGAACCATGATACTTGAGGGTGCCCATCACCTTCCCCTCGGTAAACAAAATTTCTTAACCGAAATTCCTGTTGATGATCAGTCATTTGGAGTTGGACTTGTTTTAGAAACACAATTTTGTCACTTTCAAGGTTGAAAACCCTtttaatcttgaaaaatattttttaacaaaggGTGGGACAACTGCTAATCGTTGTCATCGTTGTTGTCCAGCCATATCAATTATCACAACTCCACAATCACCATCCTCATCCACAACTACCATTCCCTCAATCACTGCAGTTAGTCATCATCCACCATCAGCCATCATTTACAACCATCACCACCAACTAGCATTACCATAATAACCACCAATCTTTATGGGCAATCGCCACCATCACCAATCACTGCTATTAGTCACCACCCCTATTAACTATTATTACCATCCATCACAATTATCGGTAGCCACCACCATCAATTGCCATTGTTAACCACCCCACCATCCACCACCATCACTAGCTACTACCCGCCATCACTAAGGATGACAGAATTATCCCATGAAATCATAACCCGCCAAACCTCCTGAAGTTTGGACTGATTATTGGCCCGCCCATTTCAGGCTAAAGAAGTAACTAAATCTCATCTATCTTGAAAGTTGcactaaaagaaaataagaaaaaaaattaaacatagcACAATTCACAACATGAAGATTAAGCAATTATCAAATCTTATTCactacaaaaacaaaacaataccAGATATCAAATGctattcttatatatatatatatatatataaaacaccATAGAATATGAGTTTGAAATTTGTACAAGTAATGGGTCAAGTAAGACGAATTGAGCTATGACCCATTGTTTAGCCCAAACAATAACCCATTCATTGATTCAACCCGCACAAATTCAGCACAAATTAAAGAGATTACTATCAAAAGAACTTCATTTCTAAAGCTCGAACTGCATACCTCTTACTTATTATTTACTGAGTACGAAGGATCTGTCCACTTagttggtttggagggtggTTATCCACACGAATGATCCGGATCGATCGCCCCTCAATGTCTTCTGAGTCAGAGTCTGTTGCATAGGACTTGCTTAGTGCGGTTTAAATTTTCTGTGTGGTTTGCAGGCTATTACAGTGAGAGTTTACCAGTGCTCACCATAAAATGCTCACCCGAAGACAGAGGTTGTAGTGACTACGGGTTATGttgggttaaaaaaaaaagtactaatGATCTTTTACCGCCAGCCACAATCATTGAATCTCAGTGAGAGCACTGAACGGCTTGAATTCCCCGGATTTTGAGTCGGAAAAGAGAGATATCGCCGTCGCCGGTGCAAACTGATCAGCTGCTGTAGAAGTTGTAGAAACAGAGAAAACAGGAAAAAATGAAGGGCAATTTATACTCACTTCGTCCACTTATATCTGTCCGCTTTTGAAAGTCAgcttattttcaaagttaaattaaattaaactaattgcatattttgaacaaaaaatttagatattttaaaacttGCCTATCAATGTGATGAGaaaatatattgtaaaatattagtcaaagtttttataatttaattctaaaaaaagaaattatgacaattaaaagtggacgaatGTAGTATTGATTAGTGGATCATTTTGTGAGGGAAGTTTTTCTActtccaactttttttttcgaGGCGAAGTTATTTGATATCTATATTAGAGTGGGTTAAATTTGAATGCATGCTGAAAATTTTTATATTGTGGAAAGGAAACAAGCTGGTGTCCCATATCTATATTTATATCGGAGTGGATTAATTTGAAATCATGCCGAAAAGCTTTATATTGAGGGTAAAGAAAATATTCTCTGACAAAAATGATGCTagtttaaattcaaaatatctgattaaaaataaaaaatatttattactgtaccataatttattttattttttttgtgtgtgaacAAGAGGAAAAATTGTGGAAGAATTTGTTGGAAGgattatttgtttgaatttttcaaaataaagacTTGGAAGTCTACAAGGGTCTTTTTCTACCGTACATTCACTGccaaaggagaagaaagaaaaatattcgCCCTGTTAAAATTTATAGGGAAAACGCAtaagttttatatataatttaaaacttataaacCGTGTCATACAGTATCATCACACTAAAANgtagtatagcaaggaccctcctgaacaatgggaagtagtatagcaaggaccctcctgaacaatgggacgtagtatagcaaggaccctcctgaacaatgggacgtagtatagcaaggaccctcctgaataatgggatgtagtatagcaaggaccctcctgaacaatgggaaGTAGTATAGCAatgaccctcctgaataatgggacgtagtatagcaaggaccctcctgaataatgggacgtagtatagcaaggaccctcctaaacaatgggaattagcGTAGCAGGACCCTCCAAAAAATGGGAATTAAAGTAGCAGGGtcctcctaaacaatgggaattagagtagcaggaccctcctaaacaatgagaTTAGTGTAGTatgaccctcctaaacaatgaaatttagattagcaggaccctcctggacaatgggaTTAGTAGGACCATCCTACATAATAGGATTTGGTTactttctcctaggataaacacttcctagtctgatttttttttttatttttttatttttattttttttaaattatctgctaataactcacaaaaatTTTCCAGTGAAAACTGGggcaaatttttttgtgtatttcttttgtttgtgatgTTTTTCAGGTTTCTTCAATCGAAACATGGATTTGAAATTCAGGAACAAAGTTTCAACTCTTTTCAGATTAATCAATCCCATGATAGCCAGAATCAGCTTCTTCAATGCATATAGAAGCCTGACTTCCTGACAGCTATTTCTATTCAGCTTCTGATCAAGAAAACATGCAGTCATTCAAGGACATATTCAAATTGTCATTTTGAAGAGTGCCAAAAACTCACTCTAAGCGGCAAGTTAAGCGTCAatccaattcaagatcaagatactcACCCAAAAATCAAGGTGATATCTGAAAGTAAAGACACAAGTGAAGACTCAAGAGAAGCTGTATAGATAGGagcttgtacttttattttccttttgactat belongs to Solanum stenotomum isolate F172 chromosome 1, ASM1918654v1, whole genome shotgun sequence and includes:
- the LOC125853876 gene encoding cysteine-rich receptor-like protein kinase 2 gives rise to the protein MERATPSMLCSHFVIVLIILLPDTSVAEPRSQIIQLICGNGTIVAAPNFAATMEIVSEQIRSRGYGVAATGTGPDTSYGLAQCYGDLSLLDCALCYSEARTVIPGCFPSNEGRIYLDGCFIRASNYNYNFYDQYLGPEDRHVCGNRTTKGSLFQQNARRAVQQAVANAPSNNGYARAQVSSTMTAYVLADCWKTLSAKSCAVCLQYASASMLGCLPWSEGRALFTGCFMRYSDTNFLNAITTNGGSSSRGKVVITIIVVSSVVVLGVGAFIGIGVWKNKLIQKKRKGANDAKKLVKILHDKCLNFKYSTLNKATGSFDEVNKLGQGGFGTVYKGVLADGRELAVKRLFFNNKHRVADFYNEVNIVSSIEHKNLIRLLGCSCSGPESLLVYEFLPNQSLDHFIFDPIKGKALKWEKRFEIIIGTAEGLVYLHENTKTRIIHRDIKASNILLDSRFRANIADFGLARSFQEDKSHISTVLAGTLGYMAPEYLAHGQLTEKADVYSFGVLLLEIVTGRQNNKRINDEDTVSLVSDVWEHFERKIVEELFDPNLMLHNCHTINVQNEVARVLHVGLLCTQEIPTLRPFMSKALKMLVKKDEQLPPPTNPAFMDEKTMELHDPWEEYSLKQGNSSSIANLSHSTFYPK